The Drosophila teissieri strain GT53w chromosome X, Prin_Dtei_1.1, whole genome shotgun sequence genome has a segment encoding these proteins:
- the LOC122623772 gene encoding uncharacterized protein LOC122623772, producing the protein MMRRTLVLATLLSLLATPQAAIDKDDGKFPPGRHNLSSASADQHNVINLRLHGAVPSATLLPQTGDPKPPTLSYDLSQTRRLRDALNVFDLAILAAQWGQVESAGGVSANCSRDMRSYLGGLSDAKMWAVKMDDASGHYTSGFFYGNNYWMGSLALCDAIDDGQIVAPGKDNSSSPATSSPDGETKNSGLPFAAAHTQGYSSVYNAPPPFLPGFYVIKMQLNETLPTQVLRTIYVGMCLPSSCSIADIDRMSTWAHVELPTRDLRVLDIRVPTDKEFNIWADKTFCLLIVVSGIVLALICCGTLFEIYLRRQLKEALRRQDKEMMNNSETSSGIGCASSDYSDTMTAHDDPLKQSDHSQSSNSLKQLDALVLNLPPNDNDSGNGHHHDHDADHDHHDHHRSGSNNSNSDEHLEGHLHEPEKLSIYSELLLSFSAITNFNAICDRNVGADTIPCIHGLRAFSMAWVILGHTCIVVFKYSDNMEMRKEVEQNFFFQAITNGPFSVDTFFFISGFLISYIYFRTNAKGKLNKLSKGANEFTAGTAHFFGLVAYRFMRLTAPYLFVLGVVQVTMKYLATYSIFDPPTMDHITCPDYWWRNILYINTLFPVDEMCMLWSWYLANDTQFYMIGAIILIVGVRHFKLSAITTLVFLVLSWITTAVIAFTNNHRPNTDDPLALFDKIYDKPWTRLGPYLIGMAVGWILFRTNCKIRLPKLTVATAWTLAMLNLFVLVFGLYKADLSQFTAAAYSSLSHSAWALSLAWITIACSTGYGGYINSLLSAPCLYPFSRVTYCAYLVHPIVIRSMALNSDAPLHLGGDLMVVMFFGLTVASYFLSFVVSMSFEAPVVTMLKILSPSRKKRLA; encoded by the exons ATGATGCGCAGGACTTTGGTGCTGGCAACGCTGCTCTCGCTGCTGGCAACGCCGCAGGCGGCCATCGACAAGGACGACGGCAAGTTTCCGCCGGGCAGACATAACCTAAGTTCCGCTTCCGCCGACCAGCACAATGTGATTAACCTCCGTCTGCACGGCGCTGTCCCTTCCGCCACTCTGCTACCCCAAACTGGTGACCCCAAACCACCAACCCTCAGCTACGATCTGTCCCAGACGCGTCGCCTGAGGGACGCCCTCAACGTCTTCGATCTCGCCATCCTGGCCGCCCAGTGGGGCCAGGTGGAGAGCGCCGGCGGCGTGTCCGCCAACTGCAGTCGCGACATGAGGAGCTATCTGGGCGGACTCAGCGATGCCAAGATGTGGGCCGTCAAGA TGGACGATGCTTCCGGTCACTATACATCCGGTTTCTTCTACGGCAACAACTACTGGATGGGTTCGTTGGCCCTGTGCGATGCCATTGACGATGGCCAGATCGTTGCACCCGGCAAGGACAACAGCTCCTCGCCAGCCACATCCTCTCCAGACGGCGAGACCAAGAACAGCGGCCTGCCCTTCGCCGCCGCCCACACCCAAGGATACAGCAGTGTCTACAACGCCCCGCCGCCCTTTCTACCCGGTTTCTATGTGATCAAGATGCAGCTCAACGAGACGCTGCCCACCCAAGTG CTGCGCACCATTTACGTGGGCATGTGCCTGCCCTCCAGCTGCTCCATTGCGGACATCGACCGGATGAGCACCTGGGCGCATGTGGAGCTGCCGACGCGGGATCTGCGTGTCCTGGACATCCGCGTGCCCACCGACAAGGAGTTCAACATCTGGGCGGACAAGACCTTCTGCCTGCTGAT TGTGGTATCTGGCATTGTGCTGGCCTTGATTTGCTGCGGCACCCTGTTCGAGATTTACCTGAGGCGCCAGCTGAAGGAGGCACTGCGTCGCCAGGACAAGGAGATGATGAACAACAGCGAGACGAGCTCGGGAATCGGCTGTGCCTCGTCCGATTACAGCGACACAATGACCGCTCACGATGATCCCCTCAAGCAATCGGATCACTCGCAGTCCTCGAATTCGCTGAAGCAATTGGACGCTTTGGTGCTGAATTTGCCACCGAATGATAATGACAGCGGCAATGGACACCACCACGATCACGATGCGGATCACGATCACCACGATCATCAtcgcagcggcagcaacaatagcaactCGGATGAGCACCTGGAGGGGCATCTGCATGAGCCGGAGAAGTTGAGCATCTACTCGGAGCTGCTGCTCTCCTTCTCGGCGATAACGAACTTCAATGCCATCTGCGATCGCAATGTGGGTGCGGATACCATTCCGTGCATCCATGGACTGCGCGCCTTCAGCATGGCCTGGGTCATACTGGGACACACGTGCATCGTCGTCTTCAAGTACTCCGACAACATGGAGATGCGCAAGGAGGTGGAGCAGAACTTCTTCTTCCAGGCCATCACCAATGGGCCGTTCAGCGTGGAcaccttcttcttcatcagcGGCTTCCTCATCTCGTACATCTACTTCCGCACGAATGCCAAGGGCAAGTTGAACAAGTTGAGCAAGGGTGCCAATGAGTTTACGGCTGGAACTGCACACTTCTTCGGCCTGGTCGCCTATCGGTTCATGCGCCTCACCGCCCCCTATCTGTTCGTCCTGGGCGTGGTCCAGGTGACCATGAAGTACCTGGCCACCTACTCGATCTTCGACCCCCCCACCATGGACCACATCACCTGCCCGGACTACTGGTGGCGCAACATCCTCTACATCAACACCCTGTTCCCTGTCGATGAGATG TGCATGCTCTGGAGTTGGTATCTGGCGAATGACACGCAGTTCTACATGATCGGCGCCATCATCCTGATTGTGGGCGTGCGGCACTTCAAGCTCTCGGCCATCACGACGCTGGTGTTCCTGGTGCTGTCGTGGATCACCACGGCGGTGATTGCGTTCACCAACAACCATCGGCCGAACACAGACGATCCGCTGGCGCTGTTCGACAAGATCTACGACAAGCCATGGACTCGCTTGGGTCCCTATCTGATTGGCATGGCCGTGGGCTGGATTCTGTTCCGGACCAACTGCAAGATCCGTTTGCCCAAGCTGACGGTGGCCACCGCCTGGACACTGGCCATGCTCAACCTGTTCGTGCTGGTCTTTGGGCTGTACAAGGCCGACCTGTCGCAGTTCACCGCCGCCGCCTACAGCTCGCTGAGCCACTCGGCCTGGGCGCTCTCGCTGGCCTGGATCACCATCGCCTGCTCCACGGGCTACGGCGGCTACATTAACTCGCTGCTCTCGGCGCCCTGCCTCTATCCCTTCTCCCGCGTCACCTACTGCGCCTACCTGGTCCACCCGATCGTCATCCGCTCCATGGCGCTCAACTCGGATGCGCCGCTTCACCTGGGCGGGGATCTGATG GTTGTCATGTTCTTCGGTCTGACGGTGGCCTCCTACTTCCTGTCCTTCGTGGTGTCGATGTCCTTTGAGGCGCCCGTCGTCACAATGCTGAAGATCCTGTCGCCCAGTCGAAAGAAACGCCTCGCCTAA
- the LOC122624673 gene encoding zinc finger protein 572 → MESSICRVCLEDKENMLNVFQATPASGISVARMISQWSGYPVKPQDPFPKTICSSCLQDAHSAYQMDHAHWPEHSVKEEVTEEEKPASGGEGANQLDIQVKEETIDDSHCVLEPIDALWSLVGDSHANQAPPHVRNEPLVENDENAWPNSNSNWDGSASKSSAQQKPNKNNSNNENNKINSNKKRNEHIRCPPYPQRLSRKGLEQHAPTHQESRPFGCHTDERPYKCSQCSKSFKHCRSLRRHEKVHKTGTAAGVRKQK, encoded by the coding sequence ATGGAGTCTTCGATATGCCGTGTGTGTTTGGAGGACAAGGAGAACATGCTAAACGTCTTCCAAGCGACACCGGCATCCGGGATTTCCGTAGCGCGCATGATTTCCCAGTGGAGCGGCTACCCAGTCAAGCCGCAGGATCCCTTTCCCAAGACCATTTGCTCATCCTGTCTGCAGGATGCGCACAGTGCCTACCAGATGGACCACGCGCACTGGCCAGAGCACTCGGTGAAAGAGGAGGTAAcggaggaggagaagccaGCGAGTGGGGGAGAAGGAGCGAATCAGCTCGATATCCAAGTGAAGGAGGAAACAATCGATGACAGTCACTGCGTGCTGGAGCCAATCGATGCTTTATGGAGTTTAGTGGGGGACTCCCACGCTAACCAGGCTCCACCGCACGTGAGGAACGAGCCTCTGGTGGAGAACGATGAGAATGCCTGgcccaactccaactccaactggGATGGCAGTGCCAGCAAGAGTAGCGCGCAGCAGAAACCCAATAAGAATAATAGcaacaatgaaaataataagatAAATAGTAACAAGAAAAGGAATGAACATATTAGGTGCCCTCCATACCCGCAACGGCTATCGAGGAAGGGGCTTGAACAGCATGCGCCCACCCACCAGGAGAGTCGACCATTTGGGTGTCATACCGATGAACGACCTTACAAGTGCTCCCAGTGCTCCAAGTCCTTCAAACACTGCCGCAGTCTTAGGCGCCATGAGAAAGTACACAAGACGGGAACTGCAGCTGGGGTCAGGAAGCAGAAATGA
- the LOC122622937 gene encoding cleft lip and palate transmembrane protein 1-like protein has protein sequence MALPSISTLLGVAFLAYIGHSIYQMSQLFNTLQCSGVPCYTSFLADRPRLQLALFSSLSRSPIASEVRDLYKAKRFDYDQSFEHDFEVDVPLKTRRNGSLYFHVVLALEGEPLEWRSLRRDGPTVVHTMSLTDYMVPRAEAFNLLGDSEKGAAAAVQVKKKKEASTSGRPSTHIRSNIYVTLLTDLFSVSQADVPPEMAPLIRVNRNQQILPILQTDTFNTRLKDLVPVTRNTTEFTFSFHYKPVGVGKLRLMLLMEHATQALLTIGFATKDIDEVKGIFSDTNVYLLCGTIFVSSIHMLFDFLSFKNDVAFWRKKQSYEGLSSRTTMWRAFSQIVIFFYLLDENTSYLVLVPVGLGTLIELWKCKKILRVELSFSSLIRRKLEQVDRRNGNKSDVQSGQLAEEQKTDQFDRQGMQYLSYLLYPLCICGAVYSLLYQPHRSWYSWTLNSLVNGVYAFGFLFMLPQLFVNYKLKSVAALPWRAFMYKAFNTFIDDFFAFIITMPTAHRVACLRDDIVFIIYLYQRWLYPVDKSRLDTGLAIGENPETANSSSASAANRKKRN, from the exons ATGGCCCTGCCCTCGATCTCCACGCTGCTAGGCGTGGCTTTCCTGGCGTACATCGGCCACTCCATCTATCAGATGTCGCAGCTCTTCAACACGCTACAGTGCAGCGGTGTGCCGTGCTACACATCATTCCTGGCGGACCGGCCACGCCTCCAGCTGGCATTGTTCTCCTCCCTGAGCAGAAGTCCCATTGCCTCCGAGGTGCGGGATCTGTACAAGGCCAAGCGGTTCGACTATGATCAGAGCTTTGAGCACGACTTCGAAGTGGATGTGCCGCTGAAGACGCGCCGCAATGGCTCCCTGTACTTTCATGTGGTCTTGGCCCTGGAGGGTGAGCCACTGGAATGGCGGAGCCTGCGCAGAGATGGACCCACCGTTGTCCATACGATGAGTCTCACGGATTACATGGTGCCGCGAGCGGAGGCCTTCAATCTGCTTGGAGATTCCGAAAAAGGAGCAGCGGCCGCTGTCCAGGtgaagaaaaagaaggaagCTTCCACCTCCGGACGTCCCAGCACTCACATCCGATCGAATATTTATGTCACCCTGCTCACCGATCTCTTTTCCGTGTCGCAAGCGGATGTCCCGCCGGAAATGGCACCGTTGATACGTGTCAATCGCAATCAACAGATCCTGCCCATCCTGCAGACTGATACATTTAATACGCGGCTAAAGGATCTAGTGCCCGTCACCCGCAATACCACCGAATTCACCTTCAGCTTCCACTACAAGCCCGTGGGTGTGGGCAAGCTCCGGCTGATGCTGCTCATGGAACACGCCACTCAGGCGCTGCTCACCATTGGATTTGCCACCAAGGACATCGACGAGGTGAAGGGCATCTTCTCGGACACCAATGTGTACTTGCTGTGTGGCACCATCTTTGTGTCCAGTATCCAT ATGCTCTTCGACTTTTTGAGCTTTAAGAACGACGTGGCCTTTTGGCGCAAAAAGCAGTCGTACGAGGGGCTATCAAGCCGCACCACAATGTGGCGAGCATTTTCGCAGATCGTTATCTTTTTCTATCTGCTGGACGAGAATACCTCGTATCTGGTTCTTGTGCCCGTTGGCCTGGGCACGCTCATTGAGCTGTGGAAGTGCAAGAAAATCCTGCGTGTGGAGCTTAGCTTCAGCAGCCTGATTCGACGCAAGCTGGAGCAAGTTGACCGGCGGAATGGCAACAAATCGGATGTACAGTCCGGTCAGCTggcggaggagcagaagaCCGATCAGTTCGACAGGCAGGGCATGCAGTATCTGAGCTATCTGCTGTATCCGCTTTGCATATGCGGAGCGGTCTATTCGCTCCTCTACCAGCCGCACCGCTCCTGGTATTCCTGGACACTCAATTCGCTGGTGAACGGAGTGTACGCCTTTGGCTTTCTGTTTATGTTGCCGCAACTGTTCGTTAACTATAAGCTGAAGTCCGTGGCCGCATTGCCGTGGCGTGCATTTATGTACAAGGCATTCAACACCTTCATCGACGACTTCTTTGCCTTCATCATCACCATGCCCACTGCCCATCGGGTGGCCTGTCTGCGCGATGATATTGTGTTTATTATCTACTTGTACCAGCGCTGGCTGTATCCGGTGGACAAGAGTCGTCTGGACACGGGTCTGGCCATTGGCGAGAACCCGGAAACGGCCAACAGCTCATCCGCATCTGCTGCAAATCGCAAAAAGCGAAATTGA
- the LOC122622938 gene encoding brahma-associated protein of 60 kDa has translation MSQRFAPGQAPVQSRYQPPPPAPGMRPYPPPGASFPPRGFPLHPNTTQPVPGTANVAGVPGVPGVPGVPGPSLLQRAAQQSGFQSSLRGTGAGGGGVGSGGGSKRSNESRSLGGGGGKSDFVTAKKKKKLADKILPQKVRDLVPESQAYMDLLTFERKLDATIMRKRLDIQEALKRPMKQKRKLRIFISNTFYPSKEPTNDGEEGAVASWELRVEGRLLEDGKGDPNTKIKRKFSSFFKSLVIELDKELYGPDNHLVEWHRTHTTQETDGFQVKRPGDRNVRCTILLLLDYQPLQFKLDPRLARLLGVHTQTRPVIISALWQYIKTHKLQDAHEREYINCDKYLEQIFSCQRMKFAEIPQRLNPLLHPPDPIVINHFIESGAENKQTACYDIDVEVDDTLKNQMNSFLMSTASQQEIQGLDTKIHETVDTINQMKTNREFFLSFAKDPQMFIHRWIISQTRDLKLMTDVVGNPEEERRSEFYYQPWTHEAVSRYFFTKVNQKRAELEQALGIRNG, from the exons ATGTCGCAACGCTTTGCACCTGGCCAAGCGCCGGTGCAGTCGCGCTAtcagccaccaccaccggcGCCCGGCATGCGTCCCTATCCGCCGCCAGGCGCCTCTTTTCCG CCGCGCGGGTTTCCCCTGCATCCGAACACCACGCAACCCGTTCCCGGCACGGCGAACGTGGCCGGAGTACCGGGAGTTCCTGGAGTGCCCGGCGTACCGGGACCATCGCTGCTGCAGCGCGCCGCCCAACAGTCGGGCTTTCAGAGCAGTCTGCGCGGCACTGGAgccggtggcggtggcgttGGATCCGGCGGAGGCAGCAAGAGATCAAATGAGTCCCGCAGTTtgggtggcggcggtggcaaaAGTGATTTTGTGacggccaaaaagaaaaagaagctgGCCGACAAGATACTGCCGCAGAAGGTGCGAGATCTGGTGCCCGAATCGCAGGCGTACATGGATCTGTTGACGTTTGAGCGGAAACTGGATGCCACCATCATGCGCAAGCGTCTGGACATCCAGGAGGCCCTCAAGCGACCCATGAAGCAGAAGCGCAAACTGCGCATCTTCATCTCGAACACATTCTATCCCAGCAAGGAGCCCACAAACGATGGCGAGGAGGGCGCCGTTGCTTCTTGGGAATTGCGGGTGGAGGGTCGCCTGTTAGAGGATGGCAAGGGCGATCCCAATACGAAGATCAAACGCAAGTTTTCATCGTTCTTCAAGTCGCTGGTTATCGAGCTGGACAAGGAGCTGTACGGTCCGGACAACCATCTGGTCGAGTGGCATCGCACTCACACCACCCAGGAGACGGACGGTTTTCAGGTGAAGCGGCCAGGCGATCGCAATGTGCGCTGCACCATCCTCCTGCTGCTTGACTACCAGCCGCTGCAGTTCAAGCTGGACCCGCGACTCGCCAGGTTGCTGGGCGTACACACACAGACCAGGCCGGTGATTATATCCGCCCTGTGGCAGTACATCAAGACCCATAAACTGCAGGATGCCCACGAGCGGGAGTACATCAATTGCGACAAGTATCTGGAGCAGATATTCAGCTGCCAGCGAATGAAGTTCGCCGAGATACCGCAACGCCTCAATCCGCTGCTGCATCCGCCCGATCCGATTGTGATCAATCATTTCATTGAGAGCGGGGCGGAGAACAAGCAGACCGCTTGCTACGACATCGATGTGGAGGTGGATGATACGCTCAAAAACCAGATGAACAGCTTCCTGATGAGCACGGCTAGCCAACAGGAGATCCAGGGTCTGGACACCAAGATCCACGAGACGGTGGACACGATCAACCAGATGAAGACGAACAGGGAGTTCTTCTTGAGCTTCGCCAAGGATCCGCAAATGTTTATCCATCGCTGGATCATCAGTCAGACGAGAGATTTGAAG CTGATGACTGATGTGGTAGGCAATCCGGAGGAGGAGCGTCGGTCGGAGTTCTACTACCAGCCATGGACGCACGAGGCCGTTTCGCGCTACTTCTTCACCAAGGTCAACCAGAAGCGGGCCGAATTGGAGCAGGCGCTGGGCATACGCAACGGCTAG
- the LOC122622953 gene encoding 26S proteasome non-ATPase regulatory subunit 5 produces MEDSWWVANLKALESRPQRLEALTTMNTTIAKEAALSRQIIERLLTTAELYDCANSAADSQVPKDQAVDVTLDLLGHCLDQLAMDTADEQLPSLLRRGLTHPNPALRALVLARLLKELRRQLAAGQVRTLPNNELIFLILDELKQPNTEGTSLAINILSIVLVQRLSDADVQAKLVHLLQQNEIVRCCAYELAVVLAKESAASLSAVKFILDAALSELDNDDVLLQACVMDLLGPLAEQNHGLSYMERRRVLDIISTRVQRVEEHPLDALLIPSIMKFFGKIAAYQPLKIIAGYPHMLACLFQQLQSEDESILPTAMDTLANLASTPQGKMLLHLHFNAAMEESFKIYGSYTKKLSAPIKERLLNSLDVIYEVETPPTKELNTILKSWYECFAGGAHANVFMDLINTPFPDLQMAALALLKTICKYGWGIVALKNTGGAVEFLLSRQRDLHRCIKYIKWQIMEILSASAEFSPTETVRFTAYVNEGPYHVQADLDIATEPQGNA; encoded by the exons atgGAGGACAGCTGGTGGGTGGCCAATTTAAAGGCTCTGGAGTCGAGGCCACAACGCCTCGAGGCCCTGACCACGATGAACACGACCATCGCAAAGGAGGCGGCTCTTTCGCGGCAAATCATTGAACGCCTGCTGACCACGGCGGAGTTGTATGACTGCGCCAATTCCGCGGCGGATTCGCAGGTTCCCAAGGATCAGGCTGTGGACGTGACCCTGGACTTGCTGGGCCACTGCCTTGATCAGCTGGCAATGGACACCGCCGACGAGCAGCTGCCCAGTTTGCTGAGACGTGGCTTGACCCACCCGAATCCCGCCTTGCGTGCCCTGGTGTTGGCCAGGTTGCTCAAGGAGCTGCGCCGCCAGTTGGCAGCCGGGCAGGTTCGCACTCTGCCCAACAATGAGCTTATTTTCCTCATCTTGGACGAGCTGAAACAGCCGAATACGGAGGGCACCTCGCTGGCCATCAATATACTGTCCATTGTGCTTGTTCAGCGGCTCAGCGATGCCGATGTGCAGGCCAAACTAGTGCATCTCCTCCAGCAGAATGAGATCGTGCGCTGTTGCGCCTACGAATTGGCAGTGGTGCTGGCCAAGGAGAGTGCCGCCTCGCTCAGTGCTGTCAAATTCATTCTGGACGCTGCACTCAGCGAACTGGACAACGATGATGTTTTATTGCAGGCCTGCGTCATGGACCTCCTAGGGCCACTTGCTGAACAGAACCATGGACTCTCCTACATGGAACGGCGTCGTGTTTTGGATATAATCAGCACACGGGTCCAACGCGTCGAGGAGCATCCGTTAGACGCCCTGCTCATACCCAGCATTATGaagtttttcggcaaaatTGCCGCATACCAGCCTCTGAAGATCATTGCCGGCTACCCGCACATGCTCGCCTGTTTGTtccagcagctgcagtcgGAGGATGAGAGTATTCTGCCCACCGCCATGGATACGCTGGCCAATTTGGCCAGTACTCCGCAGGGTAAGATGCTCCTGCACCTGCACTTCAACGCGGCCATGGAGGAGTCCTTTAAGATATATGGCTCGTACACTAAGAAGCTATCGGCGCCCATCAAGGAGCGGCTGCTCAACTCGCTGGATGTGATTTATGAGGTGGAGACACCGCCCACCAAAGAACTCAA TACCATTCTTAAAAGCTGGTACGAGTGCTTCGCTGGGGGAGCGCATGCCAATGTTTTTATGGACCTGATCAACACCCCGTTCCCTGACCTCCAAATGGCCGCCTTGGCGCTGTTGAAGACCATTTGCAAGTACGGCTGGGGCATTGTAGCTCTTAAGAATACCGGCGGTGCTGTGGAGTTCTTGCTGTCGCGTCAAAGGGATCTGCACAGGTGCATTAAGTATATCAAGTGGCAAATCATGGAGATTCTGTCCGCCAGCGCCGAGTTCTCGCCCACCGAAACCGTCCGTTTTACGGCCTACGTGAACGAGGGACCCTATCACGTCCAGGCGGACCTCGATATAGCCACCGAACCGCAGGGCAACGCCTAG